One Marinitoga hydrogenitolerans DSM 16785 genomic window carries:
- a CDS encoding glycosyltransferase: protein MRIAFFNPQGNFDKNNSRLTEHQDFGGQLIYVREVAKELSKLGVFVDIFTRKIDDENWPEFKENIDSYDDTKNLRIIRIPFGGERFLRKELLWPYLKEFAEGIFKYYKNINQKPDFITTHYGDGGITGAIFEEITNIPFSFTAHSLGAQKIDKLGVNIHNFDSYDREYNFSIRIHAERTSMNRSAFNIVSTNLERFEQYAHPLYEEAIDINDDNKFEVISPGVNVNIFSSEKKEMDKEFWQKIEKYLSRDIKEKNKQYIVLSSRVDEKKNHLGAIRAYAKSKKLQQIANLVIFVRGLINSFEDINKLSEKEQKIIDEIKRIIEDYGLKGKVSLFDVPGQEELASAYRYFVKKNSIFVLPAFYEPFGLAPIEAAAVGLAIVATKNGGPMEAFDRGKYGVLIDPFDENNIADGMIEGLENFKKYSELGKKRVIENFTWEITAKKYLERIEKYLKNPIKKINYLEIPKFFFNKEKNIDKKIILEYLHNKNAL, encoded by the coding sequence GTGAGGATAGCGTTTTTTAATCCACAGGGTAATTTTGATAAAAATAATTCACGATTGACGGAACACCAGGATTTTGGTGGACAACTTATTTATGTTAGAGAAGTAGCTAAAGAATTATCAAAGTTAGGAGTGTTTGTAGATATTTTTACAAGAAAAATAGATGATGAAAATTGGCCAGAATTTAAAGAAAATATTGATTCTTATGATGACACTAAAAATCTTAGAATTATTAGAATTCCATTTGGAGGAGAAAGATTTTTAAGAAAAGAATTACTTTGGCCTTATTTAAAAGAATTTGCTGAAGGTATTTTTAAATATTATAAAAACATAAATCAAAAACCGGATTTTATTACGACACATTATGGGGATGGAGGAATTACTGGAGCTATTTTTGAAGAAATAACAAATATTCCTTTTTCATTTACAGCGCATTCTTTAGGGGCACAAAAAATAGATAAACTAGGTGTAAATATACATAACTTTGATAGTTATGATAGAGAATACAATTTCTCTATAAGGATTCATGCCGAAAGAACTTCTATGAACCGCTCAGCATTTAATATTGTTAGTACTAATTTAGAGCGTTTTGAACAATATGCACATCCATTATATGAAGAGGCAATAGATATTAATGATGATAATAAGTTTGAAGTGATTTCTCCAGGTGTTAATGTAAACATATTTTCTTCAGAAAAGAAAGAAATGGACAAAGAATTCTGGCAAAAAATAGAAAAATATTTATCAAGAGATATAAAAGAAAAAAATAAGCAATATATAGTATTGTCAAGTAGGGTAGATGAAAAAAAGAATCATCTTGGAGCTATTAGAGCTTATGCAAAATCAAAAAAGCTTCAACAAATAGCTAATCTTGTAATATTTGTTAGAGGATTAATTAACAGTTTTGAAGATATAAACAAATTATCAGAAAAAGAGCAGAAAATAATAGATGAAATAAAAAGAATAATAGAAGATTATGGATTAAAGGGAAAAGTTTCATTATTTGATGTTCCGGGACAGGAAGAATTAGCAAGTGCGTATAGATATTTTGTAAAGAAAAATTCGATATTCGTTTTACCAGCATTCTATGAACCGTTTGGATTGGCTCCAATAGAAGCAGCAGCAGTGGGATTGGCTATTGTAGCTACAAAAAATGGTGGGCCAATGGAAGCTTTCGATAGAGGGAAATATGGAGTTTTGATAGATCCATTTGATGAAAATAATATAGCAGATGGAATGATTGAAGGATTAGAAAATTTTAAAAAATATTCCGAATTGGGTAAAAAAAGAGTTATTGAGAATTTTACATGGGAAATTACTGCAAAAAAGTATCTTGAAAGAATAGAAAAATATTTGAAAAATCCTATCAAAAAAATCAATTATTTGGAGATTCCAAAATTCTTTTTTAATAAAGAAAAAAATATTGATAAAAAAATAATTTTAGAATATTTACATAATAAAAATGCCCTCTAA
- a CDS encoding fibronectin type III domain-containing protein, whose amino-acid sequence MIKKLKKMNKIILFKQLIYMLLIIVLLILNSCIFNIKPPKPILEYPKTNMLENLPLKIDISWILEKNVSPEGYTFEVYYGKSPNALSSKISVSNTYATIKNLEPETIYYLKIRSIKGSAYTDSNLYEFKTTDIPKISFNITKNTIYTDHFQLSWEATDRDGIKKYELYQSNNSDFADSKKIYEGLNNFFTIYNLEYGKKYYFKLIAYDNLNVASEKNVNIQVSDAEFYGFLPSNNSKSIPIGEINFSWNYTFDSNYLFIFSPNQDFTDDGNYYMQRELSEKNYTLRNLPSGMTFYWKVVDVRNNISSPVLSFTTSYKPEIELTYPKKTLETENFAVGVTTEATITWEATDLDNDPLTFTITLKKIDENTNIDYVDFSEQPIFQKTTNNRYFPLSLFPLEKNTFYALRVDVDDGKGNFVIGKPIKFRTNLAPSKPYNLHPNNEINIPTDTVTLTWEGFDPDDGVHFNVYFGESSTNLTFKDQTNKNYYIIHNLEYNKKYFWKIEAIDSNNATSISDIAFFTTNKKPIFKSISPENDATNISLKPSFIWNFEDDNISFYKVYFSKDSDELSLIATTTNNSFNFSNYILPETRYKWEIIAYDSANASETSGINYFVTTNKPNIEPTIPNNNSNNVSLKPVFSWNASDPDNDALNYTLNINSSGVLMTYDSLESTSFEIPDYLTPGTEYSWSIIATDSNLATAISATQTFKTTQQPTITLIFPLSQSDMDATVTLNWNANDPNNDNLIYYIYLNDTEVGTTSNSTFVLSELAPNTIYSWKIVVMDSNFATAISEEATFSTGTTPNTNPDITNIYDYYEPTKEYTLSEEKYPNKLKILWNPVPDITQYAIYKKSNDEESLIKTNITDTYAIINIPEGGKYDIFVRAYNNKGFYSESEHINLNINIPPILQDFSPRNGETNVSLTPKIIWFAEDLDSSTFNGYIYFGESENNLNNYEYISNANNSSEYTLKEPLLPGKDYYWKIHFEDEMHGITESEIRKFTTTQKPEITYVNLSNNSTNIALNLTLEWNAYDPDEDILSYNIQLIKSGELENDINTTNNSYTFSLTANSNYILKLTAKDTKGSNSSTEIYFTTTQNPIIYNNSLIPDSFNHFKNGDKISWNAYDPDGDNLSYEIYIGKLQNSLTLVGTTDSNNYILNNLDNNQIYYWKIIAYDNKGGKSSSEIKQFKTNAIPEFDNSRFYPENNSPGIEKNLTLRWFAHDNDNDILKYDIYLGNNKSNLTKIATDYTYNTYNILLNSETYYWKVIAKDSYGGITESEILNFYVNKPPDLPEINYTLLNGLEASISWKSTDPEGQNITYDLLKSIDDSSYSTELYNTIQTNYYAERLVPNTTYYWKVRSIDEKNDSSEATISFTTENPDTNIFTIEKGSSEKIESIIDLVEFTTNDFVFIQKEDNTYYLTKIDRIGTETTINSSSTINITPYFLDNNSDILLIGIGNGKISFEEYDNNLVLNGSTSTNIPATTIKDFIKLPNNDYLVLGNNSGNAFISKIDITTGSTILNSLYYNNSELNAGIQIVDNDGNNKYIICGTLDNKGYLIKMDEKFIVEDEKNIDSVDTLVDIIQGNDSFIVLGFKNNDLIVKEYNYRLNELWSPIYENSFETNIAKINKTSDGYIILLNTLDGNIELLKTDNNINITKKATFGRNGEDFAKGIIQTSDNGYIIFGKTKSFKDQINGNSYIIKTDSKLLGWITPE is encoded by the coding sequence ATGATAAAAAAACTTAAAAAAATGAATAAAATAATATTATTTAAGCAATTAATATACATGTTGCTAATTATTGTTTTACTAATACTAAATTCATGTATATTTAATATAAAGCCGCCTAAACCCATATTAGAATATCCAAAAACTAATATGTTAGAAAATTTACCTTTAAAAATCGATATATCCTGGATACTTGAAAAAAATGTGTCTCCGGAAGGATATACTTTTGAAGTTTATTATGGAAAATCCCCAAATGCATTGTCAAGCAAAATTTCTGTTTCAAATACATATGCTACTATAAAAAATTTAGAACCTGAAACAATCTATTATTTAAAAATAAGATCGATAAAAGGTAGTGCTTATACTGATTCGAATTTATACGAATTTAAAACAACGGATATTCCAAAAATTTCTTTTAATATAACAAAAAATACAATATATACCGATCATTTTCAACTATCCTGGGAAGCTACTGACAGAGATGGAATAAAAAAATATGAATTATACCAATCAAATAATTCAGATTTTGCTGATTCAAAAAAAATATATGAAGGCTTAAATAATTTTTTTACGATATATAATTTAGAATATGGAAAAAAATATTATTTTAAGTTAATAGCATATGATAATTTAAATGTTGCTTCAGAAAAAAATGTTAATATTCAAGTTTCTGATGCTGAATTTTATGGATTTTTACCTTCAAATAATTCAAAAAGCATTCCTATTGGTGAAATAAACTTTAGTTGGAATTATACATTCGATTCTAACTATTTATTTATATTTTCCCCAAATCAAGATTTCACTGATGACGGGAATTACTATATGCAAAGAGAACTTTCGGAAAAAAACTATACTTTAAGAAACTTACCTTCAGGAATGACATTTTATTGGAAAGTTGTTGATGTTAGAAATAACATTAGTAGTCCGGTATTATCTTTTACCACATCTTACAAACCAGAAATAGAATTAACTTATCCTAAAAAAACATTAGAAACTGAAAATTTTGCTGTTGGCGTTACAACTGAGGCTACAATCACTTGGGAAGCGACAGATTTAGATAATGATCCTTTAACATTCACTATAACATTAAAAAAAATAGATGAAAATACAAATATCGATTATGTAGACTTTTCAGAACAACCAATATTCCAAAAGACAACTAATAATCGTTATTTCCCTTTATCACTATTTCCTTTAGAAAAAAACACATTTTATGCATTAAGAGTCGATGTTGATGATGGAAAAGGGAATTTTGTCATAGGAAAACCAATTAAATTTAGAACTAATTTAGCCCCATCAAAACCTTATAATCTACATCCAAATAATGAAATAAATATCCCAACCGATACTGTAACATTAACTTGGGAAGGTTTTGATCCAGATGATGGTGTTCATTTTAATGTTTATTTTGGCGAATCTTCCACAAATTTAACTTTTAAAGATCAAACAAATAAAAACTATTATATTATTCATAACCTTGAATATAATAAAAAATACTTCTGGAAAATAGAAGCTATTGATTCAAATAATGCTACTTCTATAAGCGATATTGCATTTTTCACTACAAATAAAAAGCCTATTTTTAAAAGTATTTCACCAGAAAATGATGCTACAAATATTAGTTTAAAACCATCATTTATCTGGAATTTTGAGGATGATAATATTTCATTTTATAAAGTCTATTTCTCAAAAGATTCTGATGAATTGTCTTTAATAGCAACTACAACAAATAATTCCTTTAATTTTTCAAATTATATACTTCCTGAAACGAGATATAAATGGGAAATTATCGCATATGATTCTGCTAATGCATCTGAAACAAGCGGAATAAATTATTTCGTAACCACAAATAAACCTAATATTGAACCTACAATTCCAAATAATAACAGTAATAACGTATCTTTAAAACCTGTTTTTTCATGGAATGCATCGGATCCAGATAATGATGCTTTAAATTATACTTTAAATATTAACTCTTCTGGAGTTTTGATGACCTATGATTCTTTGGAATCAACATCTTTTGAAATTCCAGACTATTTAACACCGGGTACTGAATATTCATGGAGTATTATTGCAACGGATAGCAATCTTGCTACTGCTATTTCTGCTACACAAACTTTTAAAACAACACAGCAACCAACAATAACATTAATTTTCCCACTATCCCAATCTGATATGGATGCAACAGTTACTTTGAATTGGAATGCTAACGATCCAAATAATGATAATCTAATTTATTACATATACTTAAATGACACAGAAGTTGGAACTACGTCCAACAGTACTTTTGTTTTATCAGAATTAGCTCCAAACACCATATATTCATGGAAAATAGTAGTAATGGATAGCAATTTTGCTACTGCTATTTCTGAAGAGGCTACATTCAGTACAGGTACTACTCCAAATACAAATCCAGATATAACTAATATTTATGATTATTACGAACCAACAAAAGAATATACACTTAGTGAAGAAAAATACCCTAATAAATTGAAAATACTGTGGAATCCTGTTCCTGACATTACCCAATACGCAATTTACAAAAAATCAAATGATGAAGAATCTCTTATTAAAACTAATATTACGGACACTTATGCAATAATAAATATCCCAGAAGGCGGAAAATATGATATTTTTGTTAGAGCGTATAATAACAAAGGGTTTTATAGCGAAAGTGAACATATCAATTTAAATATTAATATTCCACCTATACTACAGGATTTTTCTCCACGTAATGGTGAAACTAATGTATCTTTAACACCAAAAATAATATGGTTTGCTGAAGATTTAGATTCTTCTACTTTTAATGGTTATATTTATTTTGGGGAATCAGAAAATAATTTAAACAATTATGAATATATATCAAACGCTAATAATTCCAGTGAATATACGTTAAAAGAACCTTTATTACCTGGAAAAGATTATTATTGGAAAATCCATTTTGAAGATGAAATGCATGGAATTACTGAATCAGAAATAAGAAAATTTACAACAACACAAAAACCAGAAATAACTTATGTGAATTTGTCTAATAATTCTACAAATATCGCATTAAATTTAACGTTAGAGTGGAATGCTTATGATCCTGATGAAGATATATTAAGCTATAATATTCAGTTAATAAAAAGTGGTGAATTAGAAAATGATATTAATACAACAAATAACTCTTACACTTTTTCATTAACAGCTAATTCCAATTACATATTAAAACTTACAGCTAAAGATACAAAAGGAAGTAATTCTTCTACAGAAATATATTTCACAACAACACAAAATCCTATAATATATAATAATTCCTTAATACCAGATAGTTTTAATCATTTTAAAAATGGAGATAAAATATCTTGGAATGCTTACGACCCTGATGGTGATAACCTGTCTTATGAAATTTATATTGGAAAATTACAAAATTCTTTAACCTTAGTTGGAACAACTGACTCAAATAATTATATTTTAAATAATTTAGATAATAATCAAATCTATTATTGGAAAATAATTGCATATGATAATAAAGGTGGAAAATCTTCTTCTGAAATTAAACAATTTAAAACAAATGCCATTCCAGAATTTGATAATTCAAGATTTTATCCCGAAAATAATTCACCTGGAATAGAAAAAAATTTAACTTTAAGATGGTTTGCACATGATAATGATAATGATATATTAAAATATGATATATATTTGGGTAATAATAAATCAAATCTAACAAAAATAGCAACAGATTATACCTATAATACATATAATATATTACTAAATTCTGAAACATATTATTGGAAAGTCATTGCTAAAGACTCCTATGGAGGAATAACTGAATCGGAAATATTGAACTTCTACGTTAATAAACCACCAGATTTACCTGAAATAAATTATACATTACTTAATGGATTAGAAGCTTCCATTTCATGGAAATCAACTGATCCAGAAGGGCAAAATATTACATATGATTTGTTAAAATCTATTGATGACTCATCTTATAGTACAGAATTATATAATACTATACAAACAAATTACTATGCTGAAAGACTTGTACCAAATACAACATATTATTGGAAGGTTAGATCTATTGATGAAAAAAATGATTCAAGTGAAGCTACTATTTCTTTCACAACTGAAAATCCTGATACAAATATATTCACAATTGAAAAAGGTAGTTCTGAAAAAATCGAATCTATTATAGATCTTGTTGAATTTACAACGAATGATTTTGTATTTATTCAAAAAGAAGATAATACATATTATCTAACAAAAATAGACAGAATCGGAACTGAAACAACTATAAATTCGTCCAGTACAATTAATATTACACCATATTTCCTTGATAATAATTCAGATATTCTATTAATAGGAATTGGTAATGGAAAAATCTCATTCGAAGAATATGATAACAATTTAGTCCTAAATGGTTCAACATCAACCAATATTCCAGCAACAACTATTAAAGATTTCATAAAACTACCAAATAATGATTATTTAGTTCTTGGTAATAATTCGGGAAATGCATTTATTTCAAAAATCGATATTACTACTGGATCAACTATTTTAAATTCTCTTTATTATAATAATTCTGAGTTAAATGCTGGTATACAAATAGTTGATAATGATGGAAATAATAAATATATTATATGTGGGACATTAGATAATAAAGGTTATTTGATAAAAATGGATGAAAAATTTATAGTTGAAGATGAAAAAAATATTGATAGTGTTGATACTTTAGTCGATATCATACAAGGTAACGATAGTTTTATTGTATTAGGATTTAAAAATAATGATCTAATTGTAAAAGAATATAATTATAGGTTAAATGAATTGTGGTCTCCTATCTATGAAAATAGCTTTGAAACAAATATCGCAAAGATAAATAAAACCTCTGACGGATATATAATTTTATTAAATACACTTGATGGAAATATTGAATTGTTAAAAACTGATAATAATATAAATATCACCAAAAAAGCAACATTTGGTAGGAATGGCGAAGATTTTGCAAAAGGTATAATACAAACATCTGATAATGGATATATAATATTTGGAAAGACTAAATCATTTAAAGATCAAATCAATGGAAATTCATACATCATAAAAACAGATTCAAAATTATTAGGATGGATTACACCAGAATAG
- a CDS encoding carbohydrate kinase family protein has protein sequence MFLSIGEVLIDMITQSNSLENATVFQKFFGGSPSNIAINIARQGIESYILSTVGKDPFGKYIKDYLNEKNVKIDYLSEREDVYTDIVFVNKSESTPEFKAYRSASLKLSIPQDLNINKFKIIHISSWAISETKQLEKILNLVELAKEKGIKIGFDPNYRKVLWKNNYTIIEVLEKLGPYIDFIKPSLDDANNIFGERSLEDYVKYFKNFGIKNILFTLGKDGVLVYNKKYEIHLSTYATKVVDVTGAGDAVWSGFYTGIINDLEILESTKLGLAFAAEKLKYLGAIAPLSDWRKIREKYR, from the coding sequence ATGTTTTTATCAATAGGTGAAGTATTAATTGATATGATTACGCAGTCTAATTCTTTAGAAAATGCAACCGTTTTCCAAAAGTTTTTTGGCGGTTCACCGTCTAATATTGCAATAAATATTGCTCGTCAAGGAATAGAGAGTTATATATTATCTACTGTTGGTAAAGATCCTTTTGGGAAATATATAAAAGATTATTTAAATGAAAAAAATGTAAAAATAGACTATTTAAGTGAAAGAGAGGATGTATATACGGATATAGTTTTTGTAAATAAATCTGAAAGTACTCCCGAATTTAAAGCTTACAGAAGCGCATCTTTAAAATTAAGTATTCCACAAGACTTGAATATAAATAAATTTAAAATTATACATATTTCCTCATGGGCTATTTCTGAAACAAAACAACTTGAAAAAATATTAAATTTAGTTGAACTGGCAAAAGAAAAAGGTATTAAAATAGGTTTTGATCCAAATTATAGAAAAGTGTTATGGAAAAATAATTATACTATAATAGAAGTTTTGGAAAAATTAGGTCCATATATTGACTTCATAAAGCCTTCTTTAGATGATGCAAATAATATTTTTGGTGAAAGATCTTTGGAGGATTATGTGAAATATTTTAAGAATTTTGGAATAAAAAATATTCTTTTTACCTTGGGAAAAGATGGAGTTTTAGTTTATAATAAAAAATATGAAATTCATCTTTCAACATATGCTACAAAAGTAGTTGATGTTACAGGTGCAGGCGATGCAGTGTGGTCAGGGTTTTATACTGGTATAATAAATGACCTTGAAATATTAGAATCTACAAAGTTGGGATTGGCTTTTGCAGCAGAAAAATTAAAATATTTAGGAGCAATAGCACCATTAAGTGATTGGAGAAAAATAAGAGAAAAATACAGGTGA
- a CDS encoding MJ1477/TM1410 family putative glycoside hydrolase has protein sequence MEKYIIIIFLIAIISSPIFFTLFIEKVEVPVIYQLTHINLNNITIYYKPKFLVIDYSKDGSKENEFSFSEIQGLNEKGIITLAYLSIGEAEDYRYYWQNKWYDDPPGWLDGENPNWPGNYKVKYWDNEWKEIIFNYLDKIISQGFKGVYLDLVDTYVYWAERGYDKEITASEMIKFVIEIAKYARKKEPAFLIVPQNAENILEYDYNNEYLNTISGIGVESLFYKGENKRSKKYIFNRLKYILTIKNSDKFVLVTDYIYDPGNPNEEKIFDFINLCNKYGFYGYPANKNRKLNDISKALKYFKNEVKK, from the coding sequence ATGGAAAAGTATATTATTATTATATTTTTGATAGCAATAATAAGTAGTCCAATCTTTTTTACGTTATTTATTGAAAAGGTTGAAGTTCCAGTTATATATCAATTAACACATATCAATTTAAATAATATTACTATTTATTACAAACCAAAATTTTTAGTAATTGATTATTCAAAAGATGGAAGCAAAGAAAATGAATTTTCGTTTTCTGAAATTCAAGGATTAAATGAAAAAGGGATAATAACCTTGGCATATCTAAGTATAGGTGAAGCTGAAGATTATAGATACTATTGGCAAAATAAATGGTATGATGATCCACCAGGTTGGTTGGATGGTGAGAATCCAAATTGGCCTGGGAATTATAAAGTGAAGTATTGGGATAATGAATGGAAAGAAATAATTTTTAATTATTTAGATAAAATAATATCTCAAGGATTTAAGGGTGTTTATCTGGATTTAGTAGATACTTATGTGTATTGGGCTGAAAGAGGTTATGATAAAGAAATAACAGCATCAGAAATGATAAAATTTGTTATAGAAATAGCAAAATATGCCAGAAAAAAAGAACCTGCATTTTTAATTGTTCCCCAGAATGCGGAAAATATATTGGAATATGATTATAATAATGAATATTTAAATACAATTTCCGGTATAGGTGTAGAAAGCTTGTTTTATAAAGGTGAAAATAAAAGATCTAAAAAATATATTTTTAATAGATTGAAATATATATTAACAATTAAGAATTCTGATAAATTTGTGTTAGTAACAGATTATATTTATGATCCAGGAAACCCTAATGAAGAAAAGATATTTGATTTTATTAATTTATGTAATAAATATGGATTTTATGGTTATCCAGCTAATAAAAATAGAAAGTTAAACGACATATCAAAAGCATTAAAATATTTTAAAAATGAGGTGAAAAAGTGA
- a CDS encoding nitrilase-related carbon-nitrogen hydrolase has protein sequence MKIGLVQFRPELFQVKENVERGINLIKNVNADLFVFPELAFTGYTFNTKNEVEWVSENKNGFSIRAFKDFAISKKTNVVFGFVEKEENLFFNSSILIKSDGSHRIYRKTHLFYEEKLFFENGNTGFWVENVNGVKVGLAICFDWFFPESFRTLSLKGAQIIAHSANLVMPYCQEANKIRSLENKVFIVTSNRWGEEVNVLNSNEFTGMSQITNPKGEVIIRFPKKGDKVKVVEIDPEEALNKKLNKYNNIFDDRKPNFYKER, from the coding sequence ATGAAAATAGGATTAGTTCAATTTAGACCAGAGCTCTTTCAAGTAAAAGAGAATGTTGAAAGAGGTATAAATTTAATAAAAAATGTAAATGCAGATTTATTTGTTTTTCCTGAATTAGCTTTTACTGGTTATACTTTTAATACCAAAAATGAAGTAGAATGGGTTTCTGAAAATAAAAATGGTTTTTCTATAAGAGCATTTAAAGACTTTGCAATATCTAAAAAAACAAATGTGGTTTTTGGATTTGTAGAAAAAGAAGAGAATTTATTTTTTAATTCTTCCATATTGATAAAAAGCGATGGAAGTCACAGAATATATAGAAAAACACATTTGTTTTATGAAGAAAAGTTGTTTTTTGAAAATGGGAATACAGGTTTTTGGGTTGAAAATGTAAATGGAGTAAAAGTAGGTCTAGCTATATGTTTTGATTGGTTTTTCCCAGAATCTTTTAGAACATTATCTTTAAAAGGAGCTCAAATAATTGCGCATAGTGCGAATTTAGTAATGCCATATTGTCAGGAAGCTAACAAGATAAGATCTTTAGAGAATAAAGTGTTTATAGTTACTTCAAATAGATGGGGTGAAGAAGTTAATGTTTTAAATTCAAATGAATTTACAGGAATGAGTCAAATAACAAATCCAAAAGGGGAAGTAATAATAAGATTTCCAAAAAAAGGTGATAAAGTAAAGGTTGTAGAGATTGATCCGGAAGAAGCATTAAACAAAAAATTAAATAAATATAATAATATTTTTGATGATAGAAAACCAAATTTTTATAAGGAGAGATAA
- a CDS encoding 5-formyltetrahydrofolate cyclo-ligase, giving the protein MKDGIRKVMLKKRMSLEKDMYDRYSYLIRTNILKYIENRKFKSIAMYYPFRKEVDLLNLIDLLKDKDILFPKIKGKDMYFVKISSFDEFEKGKYGIMEPVGEIYNKIIDIFLIPGIAFDERLFRLGYGGGYYDRYFSKYKKGLLIGTAFDFQILKDVPTYNHDIKMDVIITEKRIIKGDNL; this is encoded by the coding sequence ATGAAAGATGGTATAAGAAAAGTAATGCTAAAAAAAAGAATGAGTTTAGAAAAAGATATGTATGATAGATACAGCTATTTGATAAGAACGAATATTTTAAAATATATAGAAAATAGAAAATTTAAAAGTATAGCTATGTATTATCCATTTAGAAAAGAAGTGGATTTGTTAAATTTAATTGATTTATTAAAAGATAAGGATATATTATTTCCTAAAATAAAAGGAAAGGATATGTATTTTGTAAAAATATCTTCTTTTGATGAGTTTGAAAAAGGAAAATATGGTATAATGGAACCTGTTGGAGAGATTTATAATAAAATAATAGATATATTTTTAATTCCAGGAATAGCATTTGATGAAAGATTGTTCAGGCTTGGATATGGTGGAGGTTATTATGATAGATATTTTTCAAAATATAAAAAAGGCTTATTAATTGGAACAGCTTTTGATTTTCAGATATTAAAAGATGTTCCAACGTATAATCATGATATAAAAATGGATGTTATTATTACAGAAAAAAGAATTATAAAAGGTGATAATTTATGA